A region from the Aegilops tauschii subsp. strangulata cultivar AL8/78 chromosome 5, Aet v6.0, whole genome shotgun sequence genome encodes:
- the LOC109779352 gene encoding probable carboxylesterase 12 yields MDDPGFEIECEIPGVVRVHKSGRVVRLNGTETVPPSPSGDPANGVASKDVVLDPAANISARLYLPAATAAEPGKKLPVVVFFHGGAFMIYTAASPLYHKYAASLAAAVPAVVVSVDYRLAPEHPVLAAYEDAFAALKAVVSSCRPDGAEPWLAGHGDASRVVLAGDSAGANMAHRTAVRLRKERIEGYGDKVSGIALLHSYFWGKEPVGGELTDAAIRGGLDQVWHVACGGKLGLDHPYINPAASPEELSQLGCDRVLVATAEHCWFVERSRAYAAGLKACGWGGELRFYETKGDGHVYFLLKPDCDNAAKELTVVADFVRRC; encoded by the coding sequence ATGGACGACCCAGGCTTCGAGATCGAGTGCGAGATACCCGGCGTCGTGCGTGTGCACAAGAGCGGCCGCGTCGTGCGCTTGAACGGCACCGAGACCGTGCCGCCCTCCCCGTCCGGTGACCCAGCCAACGGCGTCGCCTCCAAGGACGTCGTCCTCGACCCCGCGGCAAACATCTCTGCCCGCCTCTACCtccccgccgccaccgcggcggagcccgggaagaaGCTCCCTGTGGTCGTGTTCTTCCACGGCGGCGCGTTCATGATCTACACCGCTGCCTCCCCGCTCTACCACAAGTACGccgcctccctcgccgccgcggTCCCCGCCGTCGTCGTCTCCGTTGACTACCGCCTCGCCCCGGAGCACCCTGTTCTGGCCGCCTACGAGGACGCCTTCGCGGCCCTCAAGGCCGTCGTCTCCTCGTGCCGGCCGGACGGCGCTGAGCCCTGGCTCGCGGGGCACGGCGACGCGTCCCGCGTCGTCCTCGCCGGCGACAGTGCCGGCGCCAACATGGCGCACCGCACGGCGGTCAGGCTGCGGAAGGAACGCATCGAGGGGTACGGCGACAAGGTCAGCGGCATCGCGCTCCTGCACTCCTACTTCTGGGGAAAAGAGCCGGTCGGCGGGGAGCTCACGGACGCCGCCATCCGCGGCGGCCTTGACCAGGTATGGCATGTCGCCTGTGGCGGTAAGCTCGGCCTCGACCACCCGTACATCAACCCTGCGGCGTCGCCGGAGGAGTTGAGCCAGCTCGGGTGCGACCGTGTGCTGGTCGCCACGGCGGAACACTGCTGGTTCGTGGAGAGGTCGCGCGCCTACGCGGCGGGGCTCAAGGCGTGCGGGTGGGGCGGCGAGCTCCGGTTCTACGAGACCAAGGGCGACGGGCATGTCTACTTCTTGCTCAAGCCCGACTGCGACAACGCCGCCAAGGAGCTCACCGTCGTGGCCGACTTCGTCAGGCGCTGTTGA
- the LOC109779353 gene encoding tuliposide A-converting enzyme 1, chloroplastic, producing the protein MDPATKLRFDSPLLRVYEDGRVERLFGTETTPPGVDAATGVTSKDVVIDAATGVFARLYVPDLVAAGSDSQRKKLPILVYFHGGGLVLDSAASPTYHRYLNSVASKAGVLAVSVNYRLAPEHPLPAAYDDSWAALSWAASRDDPWLSEHGDAGRILLAGDSGGANIVHNIAIMAGTRDGLPPGVRIEGAIIFHPMFGGKEPIDGEAMDMRAITEKLWPIVCPESADGLDDPRLNPMARGAPSLQKLACRRLLVCSADGDFALPRAAAYYQAVKASGWPGRVEWLESKGGEHVFFLSKPECDEALQLMDRVVAFLAGN; encoded by the coding sequence ATGGATCCAGCGACCAAACTGCGATTCGACTCGCCGCTCCTCCGCGTCTACGAGGACGGCCGAGTGGAGCGTCTCTTCGGCACAGAAACCACCCCGCCGGGCGTCGATGCTGCCACCGGCGTCACCTCCAAGGACGTCGTCATCGACGCCGCCACCGGCGTCTTCGCCCGCCTCTACGTccccgacctcgtcgccgccggcTCCGATTCCCAGCGCAAGAAGCTCCCGATCCTCGTATACTTCCACGGCGGCGGCCTGGTCCTCGACTCGGCCGCCTCTCCGACGTACCACAGGTACCTCAACTCCGTCGCCTCCAAGGCCGGCGTCCTGGCCGTGTCGGTCAACTACCGCCTCGCGCCAGAGCACCCGCTTCCCGCGGCCTACGACGATTCCTGGGCGGCGCTCAGCTGGGCCGCGTCGAGGGATGATCCCTGGCTTTCGGAGCACGGCGACGCCGGCAGAATCCTCTTGGCCGGCGACAGCGGAGGCGCGAACATCGTCCACAACATAGCAATCATGGCCGGCACCCGGGATGGTTTGCCGCCAGGAGTACGGATTGAGGGGGCGATCATATTCCATCCTATGTTTGGTGGTAAGGAGCCAATTGACGGCGAGGCCATGGACATGAGGGCGATCACGGAGAAGCTTTGGCCCATAGTATGCCCGGAAAGCGCAGACGGGTTGGACGACCCGAGGTTGAACCCGATGGCTCGTGGAGCGCCGAGCTTGCAGAAGCTGGCGTGCCGGAGGCTGCTTGTCTGCTCGGCCGACGGAGACTTCGCGCTGCCGAGGGCCGCGGCGTACTACCAGGCCGTGAAGGCCAGCGGGTGGCCCGGCAGGGTGGAGTGGCTAGAGTCCAAGGGAGGAGAGCATGTGTTCTTCCTCAGCAAGCCGGAGTGTGATGAGGCTCTGCAACTCATGGACAGGGTGGTCGCCTTCCTCGCTGGCAATTGA